The nucleotide sequence GACGACGCCGTGATCGCGGCCAATCTCACCCAGCGATCCGGCTTCTGGAAGCTGCGTGACGAGATGTCGGCGGCGCAGAAGCCGGAAGGCGGCTCGATCAAGCACGACATCTCCGTGCCGGTCGCCGCCGTGCCTGCCTTCATTGCGGAAGCCGATGCCGCGGTGGTGAAGCTGATCCCCGGCGCGCGGCCGGTGCCGTTCGGCCATCTCGGCGACGGCAACCTGCACTATAACGTTAGCCAGCCGGTCGGCGCCGACAGCGCGGACTTCCTTGCGCGCTGGCACGAGATGAACGCGGTGGTGTTCGAGATCGTGCTGCGCATGGGCGGCTCGATCTCGGCCGAGCACGGCATCGGCGTGCTCAAGCGAGATGAACTGCCCGACGTGAAGGACAAGACCGCGATCGAGCTCATGCGCTCGATCAAGGCGATGCTCGACCCCCTCGGAATCATGAACCCCGGTAAAGTGCTGTGAACGCCCCTCTCTCCCCTGCTCCGCTCGCGATCGCTTCGATCAACGATGCCGACGTCGAGACCGTCGTTGCGCTGTGGCAGCGTTGCGGCCTGACGCGGCCCTGGAACGATCCGCATACCGACATCGCGCTGGCGCGGCGCCGCGAGAACTCAACGGTGCTGATCGGGCGCGACGGCAGTGCGATCGTCGCGACCGCCATGGTCGGCCATGACGGCCATCGCGGCTGGGTCTATTACGTCGCAGTCGATCCCGACTGCCGCAAGCGCGGCTATGGCCGCGTGATCATGGCCGCGGTGGAAGACTGGTTGCGTCAGGCCGGGATCTTGAAGCTCCAGCTCCTCGTCCGCCGCGAGAACGCGCAGGCCAATGCATTCTACCAGTCGCTCGGCTTTGCCGAGTCGACCTCGGTGATGTTCGCAAAGTGGCTCGACGGCCGGGAGCCAACGCCTTAGCGCTTACCTGGAAGACAACGATGCCTCTTTCCGACCGCGTCCGCATCAAGGACGTCCGCGTGCTCTCGGACAATTGGACCGTCCTGAAAGAAACGACGTTCGACTTCCGGCGCGCCAATGGCGAATGGCAGACGCAGCGTCGGGAAACCTATGAGCGCGACAACGCCGCAGCCGTGCTGCCCTACAATCGCGCACAGCGCACGGTGATCCTGGTGCGCCAGTTCCGTCTGCCGGCGTATATCCGCGGCTACGACGACCTGCTGATCGAAGCGGCCGCCGGCGTGCTTGACGATGCCTCTCCGGAAGAGCGCATCCGCGCCGAGACCGAGGAGGAAACCGGCTATCGCCTCCATCACGTGCAGAAGATATTCGAGGCTTTCATGAGCCCCGGCGCCGTGACGGAGAAGATGCATTTCTTCATCGCCGAGTATGAGCCGGAGATGCGCGTCAGCGACGGCGGCGGCCTTCCTCACGAAGGCGAGGACATCGAGGTGCTGGAGCTTTCGATCGACGAGGCCCTCGCCATGATCGCCGACGGTCGCATCATCGATGCCAAGACGATCATGCTATTGCAATACGCAGCGCTGCATGTGTTTCGGTAGCTAGATCGATCCTATGGCACGCCGCTCTCCCTTCTCCCCTTGTGGGAGAAGGTGGCGCGAAGCGCCGGATGAGGGGTCTGCCTCCGCAATATCGAACTCGAAGAGGTTCACCCGGGACGGAGACCCCTGACCCGCCTCGCTTCGCGAGGCACCCTCTCCCACAAGGGGAGAGGGGAAGGCAGCGCAATTTGCTGCTCCACTCCAGTTGCAATTCAGGCCTGCACCATCCCGCTCCCCCGTTGAGCAAATCGCCGACTATCTCTAGTCTGGCCTCAACAAGAACCAGAGGAGACGCACTCCATGTCCGCGCCGCGCGACGACGAATTCGGCTTTGCGCCCGACTACGACTCTCCTGTCCCCTATATGCAGCGCACGCGCGACTATTACGCGGCGATCGGCTACACTACGCCGTATCGCTGGGCGCATCATGTCGAGGCACCGTTCCAGCCGCTGAAGAAGCCGCTGGCGCAATCGCGCGTCACGATCATCACGACGGCGGCACCTTTCGATCCCACCAAAGGCGACCAGGGACCAGGCGCGGCGTATAACGGCAGCGCCAAGTTCTATCAGGTCTATGACGGCGACACGTCCAAGCAGCACGATTTGCGCATCTCGCACATCGGCTACGACCGCAAGCACACGTCGGCCACCGACAGCGGCACCTGGTTTCCGCTGCCGCAACTCCTCAAGGCGAGTGCCGCCGGGCGCATCGGCGAGGTTGCCCCGCGCTTCTTCGGCGCACCGACCAATCGCAGCCATCGTGTCACCCTCGACACCGACGCGCCGGAAATCCTGGCACGCTGCCTCGCCGACAAGGTTGACGTCGCGGTGCTGGTGCCGAACTGCCCGGTCTGCCACCAGACCACGGCGCTAGTGGCACGGCACCTGGAGAGAAACGGCATTCCGACCGTGATCATGGGCTGCGCCAAGGACATTATCGAGCATGCCGCCGTGCCGCGCTTCCTGTTTTCCGATTTCCCGCTCGGCAATTCCGCCGGCAAGCCGCACGATGTCACCTCGCAGGCGCAGACGCTGGAGCTGGCGCTGAGGCTGCTGGAGACCGCGAGCGGGCCCCAGACGACGATGCAGTCGCCGCTGCGCTGGAGCGAGGACGCGTCCTGGAAGCTCGACTACAACAACATCGCGCAGCTCTCCCCCGAAGAGCTCGCACGACGCCGCGCCGAATTCGACAAGCAGAAGGAGATCGCGCGCGGCAACCGGGCGGCCTGACGTCCCCCGACAACAATAATCGACGGGAGAGAGACGTGACGCGACCGTTCGAAGGCGTGAAGATCCTGGACTTCACGCAAGTGCTCGCCGGCCCCTATGCGAGCTACCAGCTCGCGCTATTGGGCGCCGACGTCATCAAGGTCGAGCGGCGCGAGGGCGAGGACATGCGCCGCACGCCGCTCTCCCGCGAATGGGCGGAACGAGGGCTGGCGCCGGCGTTCCAGGCCATCAACGGCAACAAGCGCAGCCTGACGCTCGATCTGCAAAAGCGAGAGGCCATCGCCATCGTGAAGAAGCTCGCCGCGCAGGTCGACGTGGTCATGGAGAATTTTCGTCCGGGCGTGATGGACAAGCTCGGCATCGGCTATGAGGCGCTCTCCGCGATCAATCCGAAGCTGATCTATTGCGCGGTGTCCGGCTTCGGCCAGACCGGCCCCGACCGCTTGCGGCCCGGCTATGACGGCAAGATGCAGGCACTGTCAGGTATCATGGCGATCACCGGGCATCCCGAGACCGGCCCAACGCGCGCCGGCTTTGCGGCGTGCGACGTGCTCTCGGGCGCGACCGCCGCGTTTGCGGTGTCGAGCGCGCTGTACCAGCGCGACCACACCGGCAAGGGGCAGCTCGTCGACGTCTCCATGCTGGAGGCGACGCTGGCTTTTCTGTCCGGCCAGATCGCGGACTGGTCGGTCGCCGGCCACCGCCAGCAGCTCTCGGGCAACCAGGCGGTCAGCCGCAGAACCACTGCAAACCTGTTCAAGTGCGGCGACGGCCACATCCTGCTCGCCGTCAACAACGAGAAGCAGTACCGCGCGCTGATGAGGGCGCTCGGCCGCGAGGACACGCTCTCCGATCCGCGCTTCGCCGACTGGTTCTCGCGCAACGAAAACGAGGGCGCGCTGCGCGCCATCATCGAGCAGGCGCTCGCGGCGAAGCCCGCGCGCGAATGGGAGACGATTTTGGAAGACGCCGGCGCGCCCTGCGCCAGCATCTGGAAGATCGAGGAGATCATCGACCATCCGCAGATTTTGGCGCGCGGCGCGATCCAGGAGCTCGACACGCCCTACGGCCGCCTGCGCTTCGCCGGCAGCGGCTTCAAGCTCGCGCATGGCGGCGGCAAGCTGGACCGCATGGCGCCGGAGCTCGGAGCGGATACCGATGCGGTGCTCAGTGAGTTAGGGATCGATGCGGAAGCGATCGCGGAATTGCGGGCACGAGAGATTGTTTGACAGTGCCGCCACACAACCACTGTCGTCCCGGACAAGCGAGCGTAGCGAGCGCAGATCCGGGACACATACCCCCAGGATCATGTTTGGCGAAAACTGGTAGCCACTATCTCGCGCCACAACTACTCCCTGTGGTTATGGGTCCCGGCCTTCGCCGGGACGACAGTGGAGTGAATGGCGACAGCTTACCTAAAACAACGACCCCTGCCCGTCATCGGCCGAAGTGGCCGCCACCTTCCGCGCCGCGCGCTTCGGCTTCGGTGCCTCCGCTTCGATCTCCTCGGCGCTGATCGGCAGCAAGAGCTGCGCGTCGTCATTGGCGACGCGGTTGACGCGGCTGGAGACCGGGTGCCAGGCGAACTCGCCGATGCGCGGGGCGGCCATCAGCGGCAGCACGGCGTCGACCTCGTCGCCGCGACAATCGAGCCAGCGCTCGAAGTCACGCGGGCCGATGGTCACGGGCACGCGGTCGTGCAGCATGGCGAGATCTTCGCCCGCCGCCGACGTGACGATAGCGACTGTGTCGAGCTCCTCGCCATTAGGCCCGACCCAGGTCTCGAACACCGCGGCAAAGCCGAGTGGCTCGCCATTGGCGCGGTGGATGAAGAAGGGCTGCTTGCGGCCGTCGACTGCCTTCCACTCGTAATAGCCGTCGGCCGGGATCAGGCCGCGCCGCCTGCGAATTGCGTTCTTGAAGGCGGGCCTTTCCAGCACCGTCTCCGAGCGCGCGTTGATCAGAAGCGTAAATCCACGGGGCTCCTTGACCCAGCTTGGCAACAGGCCCCAACGCATCAGGCGGAAGTGCCGCGCTCCGTTCTCGACCAGCACCACGGGGATCGGTTGTGTCGGCGCGACATTGTACCGGGGCGGGAAATTCGGCTGCTCGATATAGCCGAAGAGTTGCCGCAAAGCCGCGGGGGCCGAAGTTATGACGAAACGTCCGCACATCCTTGGAGGCCTATGTAAGATCCGTTCAGTACCTTTTAACCCCGAACGTTAACACTGCGGCCGATGAGCTCAACGGTCTCAGAACCCGCCCGGACGCATGCACAGACGGGCCCCGAGGCTGCGGCCTGGGCCGAGCGCCTGCGCGTGGCCAACATCAACCCGCGGACCGGGCTTGCCACAGACTATCTGAACCATTTCAATGAAGCCGTGATGCTGCTCGAAATGGTCCCGGACATGCCGGAATGCGCGGAAGATTTTTTGACCTGGACGCCACTGTCCTATGCCGAGCATTTCACCGCCTCGAACTTCAAGGCACGCGATCTCGCGATCGAGGCCTATGAGAAGGCCGACCCGTCCGTGCGCGCCCAGTTCGACCACCTTACCGACGCCATGACCGCGATCCTGACCGCGGTCGGTACGGCGATGCGTGAGGTGGAGAAGGACACGACGCGCGTTCGCCTCGCCGAGCAGGCCACCCTCTGGGTCAAGCCGCTGATCGCCGCCTGCGGCGGCATCATCAATGGCGGCGCGGAGGCCGACGTCGACACCATCATGGCGAACTGAGCCGTGGCCGACCCCGTGCAGCCCACCCATCCCCAGCTCGCGGTCAGCGCCGCGATCTTCCGCGACGGCAAGGTGCTGCTGGTCCGCCGCGCCCGCTCGCCCGCCAAGGGCTTTTATTCGCTGCCGGGCGGCCGGGTCGAGTTCGGCGAATCGCTGCACCAGGCGCTGACGCGCGAGGTCGACGAGGAGACCGGGCTCAAGATCGAGATCATCGGCCTTGCTGGCTGGCGCGAGGTGCTGCCGTCCACGGGCGGGGCCGGCCATTACCTCATCATGTCCTTTGCCGCGCGCTGGATCGCCAGGGAACCGGCTTTGAATGACGAACTCGACGATCACCGCTGGCTCGCACCCGATGCCCTCGCCAGCCTCTGCGACCTCAAGCTGACGGGGGGCCTGGAGGAGGTCATCCAGGCAGCACAGCGGCTGATCGGGCCTCAACGGTAGTTCCGTGCCTTGCGTCCACCGTCCGGAGGGGGCATACACCGGCCGATGTCCACGCGATTTCTGGCCATTTTTGCCGTGATTCTTGCCTGCGCCGCGGGGCCCGCCCGCGCCCAGGACGTGACGGCACCGTTCGACGCCGATTTGCAGCGGCTGGCCGAGATCCTCGGCGGGCTGCATTACCTGCGCGCCATCTGCGGGGCCAATGAGGGCAACAAATGGCGCAACGAGATGCAGGCGCTGATCGACGCCGAAACCCCCTCCGGCGAGCGCCGCACCCGCATGATTGCTGGCTTCAACCGCGGCTATAACGGCTTCCAGCAGACTTACCGGAGCTGCACCCCGGCCGCCACCGTCGCGATCCGCCGCTACATCGAGGAAGGCTCGAAGATCTCGCGCGACCTCACGGCGCGTTACGCGAATTGAAGTTGCTGCGGCCGCATCCCGATCCCTCTCACCTCATCCTGAGGAGCGCGGAACGCGCGTCTCGAAGGATGCACGCCCGGCTGCCGGCAGCGGGCCTTCATGGTTCGAGACGGCGCGAACGCGTCTCCTCACCATGAGGATCGAACGTTCGAAGGCGCAGCGGGGAACAACGACATCATCTTTGTCCACCGCCGTTAACCTTTCCTAAAGATGTGGCCTAGGCGGCGTTAATACGCGTGCTACACCTCTCGTGCAGCGCATCGCCGTGGATCGCGCCTCCAGCCTTGTCGAGTTTCATGAGCCAGCCGATTTCCTACGCCCCCGCCCGCGCGCCGCTGCCCGATCACGAGCAGAAGCAGGCCGCGCTCAGCTATCTCAACGAGGCCTGGGCCGAGGCGCGCCATGACGGCGTCGACGGCGACTGCCTGGCGCAGGCCAGCCTGTTCGCGGCGTTTGCCGAGCTCGTCGGCACCTATGGCGAGGACGCAGTGGCGAAGTTCGTCGAGGGCCTGCCCGGCCGCGTCCGCAACGGCGAATTCTCGGTCGGCATCGCACGGCAGTAAGCCGGCTCACAGGGAAACGATCTTGCACGGATAAGCAATAGCCTGGACCCGGCCGGGAGGTTTTCCCGATACGGCCGGGGCGCATTCCCTGTCCGTCACGGCTCGATCTTGAGGATCGCTTTCATGTTCGGATGATAGCGGCAGTAATAGTCGACCTTTCCTGCTTTCTTCAGAACGAATTTCGCCGACTTCTTCGGCGGTAGGTTCACGTCAAAGTCGCCGTTCTTCGCGGTGGCGGTGTGGGCAAAGACGTCCTTGTTGACCCACTCGATGGTGTCGCCGACCTTCGCGGACACGTCCGCCGGCGATACCACGAGATTCTCCATCACGATCTGAACGGTCGCGGCCTGCGCCGGAACGACCATCGACAGGAAGACGACCGCGAGCGCGATCGAGGGAAGTCGCCCCGGCTTCATCGCACGCCCCCTATTTCAGCTCCGCCGCGACATGCTCGGCGTGCTGCTCATGACCCTGGAAGATCTTCAAGCCGGTCTGCAACAGGCCCTTGAGCTCCGCATTGCTGGCGGCGGGAATGAGCTGGGTCTCCAACGCGCTGTTGACCGCCTTGTGGTAGGCGACCTCGTTCTCGACATAGGCCTTGTCGAAAGCCGCGCCCTTCAGCTTGCCGAGCTCGGCGAGCTTGTCGCTCGCCTGCTTCGATAGCGTGCGACTGGTGTCGTTCTCTTCAGGCTTCACGTTCAGCTTCTTGACCAGCGCGAGCGCCTGCTTGTTGACCGCCTCGTGATCGCGCACCATGTCCTGCGCGAACGCCTTCACGTCCTTGCTCTTGGCCTTCTTCAGCGCCTGCTTTGCGGCGTTGATGTCGATCACGCCAGCGGTGTAGGCGATATGGGCGATCTGCGGATCGGTCGGCTTTGCGCCTTGCGCGAGCGCAGGGCCGGACAGAAGGGCGATCGTTGCGA is from Bradyrhizobium sp. ISRA430 and encodes:
- a CDS encoding GNAT family acetyltransferase → MNAPLSPAPLAIASINDADVETVVALWQRCGLTRPWNDPHTDIALARRRENSTVLIGRDGSAIVATAMVGHDGHRGWVYYVAVDPDCRKRGYGRVIMAAVEDWLRQAGILKLQLLVRRENAQANAFYQSLGFAESTSVMFAKWLDGREPTP
- a CDS encoding NUDIX domain-containing protein produces the protein MPLSDRVRIKDVRVLSDNWTVLKETTFDFRRANGEWQTQRRETYERDNAAAVLPYNRAQRTVILVRQFRLPAYIRGYDDLLIEAAAGVLDDASPEERIRAETEEETGYRLHHVQKIFEAFMSPGAVTEKMHFFIAEYEPEMRVSDGGGLPHEGEDIEVLELSIDEALAMIADGRIIDAKTIMLLQYAALHVFR
- a CDS encoding glycine reductase encodes the protein MSAPRDDEFGFAPDYDSPVPYMQRTRDYYAAIGYTTPYRWAHHVEAPFQPLKKPLAQSRVTIITTAAPFDPTKGDQGPGAAYNGSAKFYQVYDGDTSKQHDLRISHIGYDRKHTSATDSGTWFPLPQLLKASAAGRIGEVAPRFFGAPTNRSHRVTLDTDAPEILARCLADKVDVAVLVPNCPVCHQTTALVARHLERNGIPTVIMGCAKDIIEHAAVPRFLFSDFPLGNSAGKPHDVTSQAQTLELALRLLETASGPQTTMQSPLRWSEDASWKLDYNNIAQLSPEELARRRAEFDKQKEIARGNRAA
- a CDS encoding CoA transferase → MTRPFEGVKILDFTQVLAGPYASYQLALLGADVIKVERREGEDMRRTPLSREWAERGLAPAFQAINGNKRSLTLDLQKREAIAIVKKLAAQVDVVMENFRPGVMDKLGIGYEALSAINPKLIYCAVSGFGQTGPDRLRPGYDGKMQALSGIMAITGHPETGPTRAGFAACDVLSGATAAFAVSSALYQRDHTGKGQLVDVSMLEATLAFLSGQIADWSVAGHRQQLSGNQAVSRRTTANLFKCGDGHILLAVNNEKQYRALMRALGREDTLSDPRFADWFSRNENEGALRAIIEQALAAKPAREWETILEDAGAPCASIWKIEEIIDHPQILARGAIQELDTPYGRLRFAGSGFKLAHGGGKLDRMAPELGADTDAVLSELGIDAEAIAELRAREIV
- a CDS encoding SOS response-associated peptidase is translated as MCGRFVITSAPAALRQLFGYIEQPNFPPRYNVAPTQPIPVVLVENGARHFRLMRWGLLPSWVKEPRGFTLLINARSETVLERPAFKNAIRRRRGLIPADGYYEWKAVDGRKQPFFIHRANGEPLGFAAVFETWVGPNGEELDTVAIVTSAAGEDLAMLHDRVPVTIGPRDFERWLDCRGDEVDAVLPLMAAPRIGEFAWHPVSSRVNRVANDDAQLLLPISAEEIEAEAPKPKRAARKVAATSADDGQGSLF
- a CDS encoding NUDIX hydrolase; the protein is MADPVQPTHPQLAVSAAIFRDGKVLLVRRARSPAKGFYSLPGGRVEFGESLHQALTREVDEETGLKIEIIGLAGWREVLPSTGGAGHYLIMSFAARWIAREPALNDELDDHRWLAPDALASLCDLKLTGGLEEVIQAAQRLIGPQR
- a CDS encoding TIGR02301 family protein translates to MSTRFLAIFAVILACAAGPARAQDVTAPFDADLQRLAEILGGLHYLRAICGANEGNKWRNEMQALIDAETPSGERRTRMIAGFNRGYNGFQQTYRSCTPAATVAIRRYIEEGSKISRDLTARYAN
- a CDS encoding cupredoxin domain-containing protein, giving the protein MKPGRLPSIALAVVFLSMVVPAQAATVQIVMENLVVSPADVSAKVGDTIEWVNKDVFAHTATAKNGDFDVNLPPKKSAKFVLKKAGKVDYYCRYHPNMKAILKIEP
- a CDS encoding DUF4142 domain-containing protein, translated to MFVRWSLAIATIALLSGPALAQGAKPTDPQIAHIAYTAGVIDINAAKQALKKAKSKDVKAFAQDMVRDHEAVNKQALALVKKLNVKPEENDTSRTLSKQASDKLAELGKLKGAAFDKAYVENEVAYHKAVNSALETQLIPAASNAELKGLLQTGLKIFQGHEQHAEHVAAELK